DNA from Synechococcus sp. CBW1108:
CAGCCCACCGCCCACAGCCAGAGCAGGGCCCCCAGGGGCAGCAAGGCCAAACCAGGCAACACGGGCAGCAGGGCGCCGGGGATCGCCAGCAGCTGGATCCCCAGGGCAACCCACCAGACCAGCGATGGGTCCAGCATCAACCCTGCCCCGCCATCAAACCATTGCGGGCCGGGTGCGAAAGCCTGTCTCGATCGCTACCGTCCGGCACAACTGCTTTTGATCATGGCGCTTACCTCTGCCGGCGACAGCCGCCTCAATGTGCTGCAGGCTGTCGAGGAGGGCTGGGCTGCCTTCTGCCGCGCTCCCTGGGTCTTTTTGTTGTTTGAAGCCCTCTCTGCAGTGATCCTGCTGCCGTTTGCAGCCCTCAGCGCCGTGGGTGGAGCCCGCCTGGCCGCAGTCAACGAGCTGATGGTCGTGCACCCCGTCGGCGCCTGGATGGCCCTGATCGTTGGCGTGATCGGCTACGTGATCGTCGCCCTGTGGACCGTCGTCGGCCTGACCCGCGGCGCCTGGCTGAGCTTGGAGGGGCGCAAGCCCTGCTTCGCCGACTTCACCCGTTGGGACCGCCCCGCCAGCGCCCGCCTGCTCGGTTCAGCCATCCTGCTGGCAATCCTGGTGGCCGTCGCCGGAGCCATCGCCGCCCTGATCGGTGCCGGTTTGGGCAAGCTCAACGAGGCCCTCACCGTGATCCCGATGGTCGTGGTGGCCATTTTCTTCATCTGGCTGCTCGTCACCCAGAAATTCCTGATCCAGGTGTCGCTGTTTGGCACCCCTAAGGCCACCGCCACGATCGGCGCCGGCATGAAGGGGGTGAACCCCAGCTGGTGGATGGTGCTCTGGCTCGGCATTGTCGAAGGGGTGATCCACTCCATTGCGGCCCTGTTCAGCTACGGCGGGCTGCTGGTGGTTGTTCCGGTGGTGCTGTGCATCTCCACCGCCGCCTACCGCCAGCTGTTCGGCAGCGAAGACCGCACCGGCCTGCTCAACTGAGCCGCCGCCGCGCTACCCGCAACCGGGCGCTGCGGCTGCGCGGATTCTCCTCCGCCTCTTCCGGCGTGGCCTGAATCGCCTTGCGCGTCACCCGCTCCAGCCGCCCATCGCTGAGGAAAGCGGTCTTCACGCGCCGATCCTCCAGGGAGTGGAAGCTGATCACCCCGAACAGGCCGCCGGGTACCAGCCAATCCGGCGCCGCCGTCAGCAGCCGATCGAGGGCACCCAGCTCATCGTTCACGGCGATACGCAGGGCCTGGAAAGTGCGGGTGGCGGGATGGATGCGGCCCCGGCGCGCCTTGGGTGGGTAGCAGCCTGCGATCACATAGGCCAGGGCGGCGGTGCCGCTGAAGCTCCCCTGCTCGGCCAGGTGCTCCTTAATCTTGCGGGCGATGCGGCGCGACAGGCGCTCCTCGCCGTAGGCATAGATCAGATCGGCCAGCTCCGTCTCGTCGAGCCGGTCGATCAACTCCCCGGCGGTCTCGCCGGCCGCGGGGTTCATGCGCATGTCCAGCGGGCCGGCCAGCCGGAAGCTGAAGCCCCGCACCGCCACGTCGACCTGGGGGCTGCTCACCCCCAGGTCTGCCAGCACCGCCACTGCCGGCTCGGCCGGGATGTAGTCGGCAAAGTTGGTGGCCACGATCGTGACGCGATCAGCAAACGGGGCGAGGCGCTCGGCGGCGGCGGCACGGGCGCTCGGATCCTGGTCCAGCCCCACCAGGTGCAAGCCGGGATTGGCCTGGAGCAGCAGGGCGCTGTGGCCGCCGCCGCCGAGGGTGCAATCGATCAGCAGTCCTTCGAGCTCGGCAAAGGTCTCGAGCAGCGGCTGGGCCAGCACCGGCAGGTGGGCAAAGGCTGCGCCTTCGGGGTCAGCCATGGGCTGCCGCGGTGGGCAGCAGCCAACGGGCCAGCCGCTCTCCCCAGGCTGCTCGCTGCCTAGCCAGCCAGGATTCACTCTGGCGGAACTGGCGGCAGAGGCCCGGAAGTTCCTGTTCGAGCTCGGGATGGCCGAGGGCCTCCAGCAGGGTCTTCAGCAGGCCCAACTCGGCCGTGCCCCCCTCACCATCGGCCGCCGCAAACAGGCAGTAGCAACGACCCACCGCCAGACGGTGGGCGCCATCACCAAGGGCGGCCAGGCCCGCGCCGATGCGGCCCAGGTCGGGGCTGTCCCGCATGTTGATGCTGCGCAGCTGGCTATCGGAGAGCTTGAGCCGGGCCAGGCATTCCCGGTAGAGCTCCCATTCCTGCTGGCCAAAGCGGCCATCGGCCAGGCTCAGGGCCAGGGCACCCTGCACGATCACCAAGCCCTGGTCAGTGGCCTGAACGGCCGGGGGCAGCGCCGTTACCAGGCTGCTGACCAACCGCTGGCGCACCTGGGCGGCACGACGCTGGCTTGGGGCCAGCAACCAGGTCGACAGAGCCCCTGCAGGCCGGGCCAGGAGGCGGTGCAGCAAAGAGCGTTGTCGCCGGGCCATGGGGGAACTGCCGCGGGAATCACGGCCAACCTTAGGGAGAGTGACTACGCGGCCACAAGGTTTCCTAAAGTGGTTAGAACGCCCTACAAGCCACGGCCCCATGACGCAGCTGGAAACGCGCACGGAGCCGATGGTGGTCAACTTCGGCCCCCACCACCCCTCAATGCACGGGGTGCTGCGGCTGGTGGTGACTCTCGACGGTGAAGACGTGGTGGATTGCGAGCCGGTGATCGGCTACCTGCACCGCGGCATGGAGAAGATCGCCGAAAACCGCACGAACGTAATGTTCGTGCCCTACGTGAGCCGCATGGACTACGCGGCCGGCATGTTTTACGAGGCGATTGTGGTGAACGCCCCCGAGCGGCTGGCCGATGTGCCCGTGCCCAAGCGCGCCAGCTACATCCGGGTGCTGATGCTGGAGCTCAACCGCATCGCCAACCACCTGCTCTGGCTTGGCCCCTTCCTGGCAGACGTGGGCGCACAAACGCCTTTTTTCTACATTTTCCGTGAGCGGGAAATGATTTACGACCTCTGGGAAGCGGCCACCGGCCAGCGGCTGATTAACAACAACTACTTCCGCATTGGTGGTGTAGCCGCAGACCTGCCCTACGGCTGGCTGGAGAAGTGCCTCGACTTCTGCGACTGGTTTGGTCCCAAGATCGACGAATACGA
Protein-coding regions in this window:
- the rsmH gene encoding 16S rRNA (cytosine(1402)-N(4))-methyltransferase RsmH gives rise to the protein MADPEGAAFAHLPVLAQPLLETFAELEGLLIDCTLGGGGHSALLLQANPGLHLVGLDQDPSARAAAAERLAPFADRVTIVATNFADYIPAEPAVAVLADLGVSSPQVDVAVRGFSFRLAGPLDMRMNPAAGETAGELIDRLDETELADLIYAYGEERLSRRIARKIKEHLAEQGSFSGTAALAYVIAGCYPPKARRGRIHPATRTFQALRIAVNDELGALDRLLTAAPDWLVPGGLFGVISFHSLEDRRVKTAFLSDGRLERVTRKAIQATPEEAEENPRSRSARLRVARRRLS